TGCTGCGTTCCACGACCCTGAGCGACGTGAACGCATTCCTGACCCCAATGCCCTGGAGACCTTTCAGCAATCGTCCCCGGCCTTTGCAGACCATCCGCATGCCCAGCTCTACCGCCAACTACTGAACCTGCGCCACCAGCATATCGTGCCGCACTTGCCCGGCAGCCTTGCCTTGGGCGCGCAGGTGCTGGCGGAAGGTGCCGTGAGCGCCCGCTGGCACCTGGGCAACGGCAGCCTGTTGCAGATCGATCTCAACCTGAGTGCCGCGCCGCTGGATTACCCGGCGACCGGCGCCGTCCTTTTCGAAACGCCTGCCAACCTCGGCGCCCAGCTGCCGGCGTACAGCGCACGCGTTACCCTATCCCCTGTTGGAGAGCACCCTTGAGCGAAGCGAACCTGGAAATCCTCGCCAGCCGAGCGGGCCTGGCCGTCGATTGGATCGACGCAAACGGCCGCCCGCAACGTGTGAAACCCGACGCCCTGCGCGCCGTTCTCAAAGGCCTGGGCCACCCGGCCGACAGCGATGCCGAGATCGACGCCAGCCTGCTCGAACTGGAACAGGCACAACACGACAAACACCTGCCACCCTTGATGACCATCGACAGCGGCGAAGGCCTGGACCTGGCCCGTTACTTTGAGCCGGACACCCTGTGCCGGGTCAGCCTGGAAGATGGCGAAACCCTCGACTTGCGCCTGGATGGCGACGCCGTATTACCCGGCGTCATCGCCCTCGGTTACCACCAGGTGCATATCGCCGAGCAGACCTTCACTTTGGCCGTCGCCCCCACCCACTGCTACAGCGTGGCCGAGGCCGTCGACAGCCGCCCCGCTCGCGCCTGGGGCCTCAGCGCGCAACTGTATAGCCTGCGCCGCCTGGGTGATGGCGGCTTTGGCGACACCCTGGCCCTGGAACACTTGGCCCGTTCGGCCGCCGAGCGCGGTGCCGACGCCCTGGCCATCAGCCCGATGCACGCCATGTTCAGCGCCGACACCGAGCGCTACAGCCCGTATTCGCCGTCGAGTCGTTTGTTCCTCAACAGCTTGTACGCCTCGCCCGGTTGCATTCTAGGGGAGCGCGAGGTGCGCAACGCCATCGAAGCCCTCGGCCTGACTGACGAGCTGCACGATCTGGAACAACACAGCCTGATCGACTGGCCGAGAGCCGCCAAGGCCAAGCAGCGTCTAATGCGGGCGCTGTATGAGGACTTCCGCCACGGCCAGCATCCACAACACGCCGACTTCCTGAGTTTCCGCCAAGCCGGTGGTGAAGCGCTGGAAAATCACTGCCGCTTCGAAGCCGTGCAGGCCGTGCGCGCCGCCAAGGGGGAAGACCTCAACTGGCGCCACTGGCCAGAAGACTGGCGCAACCCGCAGAGCCCGACACTCGCAGCATTTGCCGCAGAAAACCCGGATGAGATCGGCTACTTCGCCTTTAGCCAATGGCTGATCGCCCGTTGCCTGGAACGCGCGCAACAAGCGGCCCGTGGCAGCGGCATGGGCGTCGGCTTGATTGCCGACCTGGCCGTGGGCGCTGACGGCGGTGGCAGCCAAGCATGGAGCCGTCAGGACGAGCTGCTCGCGGACCTGACCGTGGGCGCGCCACCCGACATTCTCAATCGCGCAGGTCAGGGCTGGGGCATCTCCGCGTTCTCGCCTGAAGGCCTCAAGCGCAACGGCTTCCGTGCCTTTATCGAAATGCTGCGCGCGAACTTCGCCCATGCCGGTGGCCTGCGTATCGACCATGTGATGGGCCTGCAACGCCTGTGGGTGATCCCCATGGACGCTTCGCCGCGTGAAGGCGCCTACCTGTATTACCCGGTGGAAGATCTGTTGCGCCTGCTGGCCCTGGAATCCCATCGCCACCACGCCATCGTGCTCGGTGAAGACCTGGGCACGGTGCCGGACGGCCTGCGCGAAAAACTCATCGCTCGCTCGATCCTCGGCATGCGCGTGTTGCTGTTCGAGCAAAACCACGAGGGCCAATTCAAGCCGATCCTCGACTGGCCGGACAATGCCCTGGCCACCACCAGCACCCACGACTTGCCGACGCTCAACGGCTGGTGGCACAGCCGCGATATCGAGTGGAACATCCAGCTCGGCCTGATCGACGCGCCCACCGCGGAGCAATGGAGCGAACACCGCCTGCGCGAACGCCAGGCACTGCGCCAGGCCTTGAGCCAGGACCCGCAGAACTTCGTTGAAGAAATCCGCAATGAAACCGACCACATGATCGACGCCAGCGTGCGCTACCTCGGCCATACCCGTGCGCCGTTGGTGCTGTTGCCGTTGGAAGATGCGCTCGGCGTCGAGGAGCAGGCCAACCTGCCCGGTACCACCGACACCCACCCCAATTGGCGCCGCCGCTTTGTGGGGGAGGCCTCCAGCCTGCTCGACAATGCCGGTGCCGCCCGCCGCCTCGAACTGTTGGCCGTCGCGCGCAACCAAGCCTATGAGCGTGACCGATGAACGCACTGCCCCTGCGCGCGACCCAGCGCCTGCAATTCCATAAAGGTTTTACCCTGGATGACGCGGTGCCGCTGGTGCCCTACTTCGCCCGCCTCGGCATCAGCCACCTATACGCTTCGCCGCTGCTCAGCGCCCGCGCCGGGTCCATGCACGGCTACGACGTGGTCGACCCCACCCGCGTCAACCCGGAACTGGGGGGCGAAGCTGCCTTGCGCCGCCTGGTTGCCGCCTTGCGTGAACACGGGATGGGCCTGATCCTGGATATCGTCTCCAACCATATGGCCGTCGGTGGTGCGGATAACCCTTGGTGGCTGGACCTGCTGGAATGGGGGCGCATGAGCCCCTACAGCGAGTTCTTCGATATCCAGTGGCATTCACCCGACCCCTTGCTCAAAGGCCAGTTGCTGATGCCGTTCCTCGGCAGCGATTACGGCGAAGCCTTGCAGAGCGGCAGCGTGAGCCTGAAGTTCGATGCCACCCATGGAGCGTTCTATGTTGAGCATTACGAGCATCGCTTTCCGATCTGCCCACGGGACTACGCGACGATCCTGGGCAGCGATGAATTACTCAAGCCATTGTCCGACCGTTTCAGCGCCCTGGCCTATCAGGACGACGCTTACCATGAAGCCGCCTGGCTCAAACAGGCCCTGGCCGAACGGGCCACTGAGGACGAAGTGCGCCAGGCCATCGACGCACAACTGGCGAGCTTCGACTTCGACCGCCTGCACCAACTGCTTGAACAACAGGCTTACCGCCTCGCCAGCTGGCGCACCGCCGCGGACGATATCAACTGGCGGCGCTTCTTCGATGTCAATGAACTGGGCGGCCTACGCGTAGAACGCACGGCGGTGTTCGAGGCCACCCATGGCAAGATTTTCGAACTGATCAGCGAAGGCTTGGTGGATGGCCTGCGTATCGACCATATCGACGGCCTGGCCGACCCGCGCGGGTATTGCCGCAAGCTGCGGCGCCGGGTGGATTCGTTGTCACCGCAGCGGCATCTGCCGATCTTCGTGGAAAAAATCCTCGGCGAAGGCGAAACCCTGCGCGAAGACTGGCAAGTGGACGGCACCACCGGCTACGAATTCATGAACCAGCTGTCGCTGCTGCAACATCACCCCGACGGCTTTGAGCCATTGGCCCAATTGTGGACCCGTCACAGCGAACGGCCTTCGGCGTTCATCGAGGAGGCGCGGCTGGCACGTCAGCAAATCCTTAACGGTTCCCTCGGCGGCGACTTTGAAAGTGTGGCCCAAGCCCTGCTGCAAGTAGCCCGCGACGATGTGATGACCCGCGACCTGACCCTAGGCGCCATCCGCCGCGCCTTGCAGGAGCTGATCGTGCACTTCCCGGTGTACCGCACCTACATCAGCGCACGTGGCCGCAGCGACGCCGACGACCAGGTGTTCCAACACGCCATGGACGGCGCGCGCACCACCTTGGGCGAAGGCGACTGGCCCGTACTCGATCACCTGGAAAAATGGCTGGGCGGCCAGCCCTGGCGCAATCGCCCGGTGGGCCGCGAACGCAAGATCCTCAAGCACGCTTGCGTGCGTTTCCAGCAACTGACCTCCCCCGCTGCCGCCAAGGCCGTGGAAGACACTGCGTTCTATCGCTCGGCGGTATTGCTGTCGCGCAATGACGTGGGCTTCAGCACCGAACAGTTCAGCGCGCCATTGGCCGACTTCCATGCCGTCAACCAGCAGCGCTTGCAGACCTTCCCCGACAACCTGCTGGCCACCGCCACCCATGACCACAAGCGCGGCGAGGACACCCGCGCGCGCCTGGCGGTGTTGAGTGAATGCGCGCCGTGGTTTGTTGAGCAGGTGGAACACTGGCGCACCCTGGCCGCCCCGTTACGGACCGACACTGCGCCCTCACCGGGTGATGAATTGATCCTCTATCAAGTCTTGCTCGGCAGTTGGCCGCTGGATCAGGGCACCGACTTTGACGGCTACCAGCAGCGCCTGTGGCAGTGGCAACAAAAGGCCCTGCGCGAAGCCAAGTTGCAGAGCAGCTGGAGCGCGCCCAACGAAGCCTATGAACAAGGTGTCGAAGCATTCCTTTCACGGCTATTGCTCAGTGAAGAAGGCCACGCACTACGCACCGCCATTGGCAATGCCGCTCAGGCGATTGCCCCGGCCGGCGCGCTGAATGGCCTGGCGCAATCCTTGCTTCGCATGACCGTACCGGGTGTACCGGACTTGTACCAGGGCGATGAGTTCTGGGACTTCAGCCTGGTCGACCCGGACAACCGCCGCCCGGTGGATTACAGCGCACGGCAACAGGCGCTGGCGACCCCACCGGACATCGGCGAACTGTTGTTCAACTGGCGCGACGGGCGTATCAAACAGGCGTTGATTGCCCAGGTGCTGGCCTTGCGCAAGGCCCAGCCTGACCTGTTCCGCAGCGGCACCTACACGCCGCTGGAAGTGGTCGGCGCACACGCCGAACGGGTGGTCGCATTCAGCCGCGAACATCACGGTAAACGCTTGCTGATGGTGGTGCCACGCTGGCCCCATTACCTGCTTGAAAACGGTGTGCATCCCCAGATCAACGCGCAGGTTTGGGGCGATACACGGGTGAAATTACCGTTCGCCGCCACAACGCAAAACTGGAAGGGACTTTTTCATACAGGCGCAGTCACACCAGACAAGGAGCTGTTGGTTAGCGCTGCCCTGGGGGATTTCCCGGTCAATGTCTTTATCAATCCTGATGATCAAGAAAGCTGAAAATTTTCTGTGAGGAGCATTGTGATGAGTACTGAAGACAAACGCATACGCGAACTGGCGCATCAGATCTGGGAGTCCGAGGGCAAACCCCATGGTGAAGATGCACGCCACTGGGAGATGGCGCGCAAACTGGCAGAAGCCGAAGCGCTGACGCCGAGCAAGCCCAAGGCAGCCGCCAAGCCCAAGGCCAGCGCCCCCAAGCCGCCGGCGAAAGCCAAACCCGCGGCACCTGCGGCCAGCAAGCCGGCGCCACCGGCCGCTAAAAAACCACCGGCGCCCAAAAAGCCCAAGCCTTGACCCCTCGCCTCTTGTCGGCGCTGTCGGCAAGAGGTGATTTCACCTTCCAGACTCTCAGCTGAAATTTCGTCAGCACGGCCGCGTTCGGCCCGAAAAAAGACCCTTGCAGGAGCAACTCAATGAGCAAACCCGATAAAACCCCTTCGACGCCGGGCAGCGAGCCGTCGCGGATTCGTGAAGGTTTGCCCTTCCCCCTCGGCGCCACCTGGGACGGCCTGGGTGTCAACTTTGCCTTGTTCTCGGCCAACGCGACCAAGGTCGAACTGTGCCTGTTCGATGATTCCGGCGAAGTCGAGCTGGAGCGCATCGAACTGCCCGAATACACCGACGAAACCTTCCATGGCTACCTGCCCGACGCCCATCCAGGGCTGATTTACGGCTATCGCGTATACGGTGCGTATGACCCCGCCAACGGCCACCGTTTCAACCACAACAAATTGCTGATCGACCCCTACGCCAAGCAATTGGTGGGCGAGCTGAAATGGTCCGAGGCGTTGTTCGGCTACACCATCGGCCACCCGGACGACGACCTCAGTTTCGATGAACGCGACAGCGCACCCTTCGTGCCCAAATGCAAAGTCATTGACCCGGCACACACCTGGGGCAACGACCAGCCGGTGCGCGTGCCGTGGGATCGCACCATCATCTACGAGACCCATCTGCGCGGCATCAGCATGCGCCACCCTTCCGTGGGCGAATCCGTGCGCGGCACCTGCGCCGGCTTGATGGAAGACGACGTGCTCAAGCACATCCGCCAGTTGGGCGTGTCGTCGGTCGAGCTGCTGCCCGTGCATGCCTTCGTCAATGACCAGCACTTGCTGCAAAAAGGCATGACCAACTATTGGGGCTACAACAGCATCGCGTTTTTCGCCCCCGACCCGCGCTACCTGGCCAGCGGCAAGATCGCCGAGTTCAAGGAGATGGTCGCGCACCTGCATGAGCAGAAGCTCGAGGTGATCCTCGACGTGGTCTACAACCACACTGCCGAAGGCAACGAGCGCGGCCCGACCCTGTCCATGCGTGGTATCGACAACGCTTCCTACTATCGGCTGATGCCGGATGACAAGCGTTTCTACATCAACGATTCCGGCACCGGCAACACCCTGGACTTGAGCCATCCGTGCGTATTGCAGATGGTCACCGACTCCCTGCGTTACTGGGCCAATGAGATGCACGTCGACGGGTTCCGCTTCGACTTGGCAACCATTCTTGGCCGTTACCGCGATGGTTTCGACGAGCGCCACAGCTTCCTCGTTGCCTGCCGCCAGGACCCGGTATTGCGCCAGCTCAAACTGATCGCCGAACCCTGGGACTGCGGCCCCGGCGGCTATCAGGTGGGCAACTTCCCACCGGGCTGGGTCGAATGGAACGACCGCTTCCGCGACACCGTGCGGGCCTTCTGGAAAGGCGATGACGGCCAACTGGCGGACTTTGCCGGGCGCATGACCGCCTCCGGCGAGATGTTCAACCATCGTGGCCGCCGTCCTTACAGTTCGGTGAACTTCATCACCGCCCACGACGGTTTCACCCTGCACGATCTGGTGTCCTACAACGACAAGCACAACGAGGCCAACGACGAAAACAACCAGGACGGCAGCAATAACAACCTGTCCTGGAACCATGGCGTCGAAGGGCCGACCGACGACCCGGAAATCAACGCGCTGCGCCTGCGTCAGATGCGCAACTTCTTCGCCACTTTGCTGTTGGCCCAAGGTACGCCGATGATCGTGGCCGGTGATGAGTTCGCCCGCACCCAGCACGGCAACAACAACGCCTATTGCCAGGACAGCGAGATCGGCTGGGTCAACTGGGACCTGGATGATGACGGCAAAGCCCTGCTCAAGTTTGTGAAACGCTTGATCAAATTGCGCCTGGCCTACCCGATCCTGCGTCGTGGCCGCTTCCTGGTAGGCGACTACAACGAAGACATTGGCGTGAAGGACGTCACCTGGCTCGCGCCGGATGGCAATGAGATGACCACCGAACAGTGGCAAGACAGTCATGGCCGCTGCCTGGGCATGTTGATGGATGGCCGCGCCCAGGAAACCGGGATTCGTCGTGCCGGCGCCGATGCGACGTTGTTGCTGGTGGTCAATGCCCACCACGACATGGTCAATTTCCGCCTGCCGCCGGTGCCCGAGGGCGAGTTCTGGACTTGCATGCTCGACACCAACTCCCCGGCAGTCCGTGGCCAGGAACGCTTTGATTTCGATCATGAGTACGCGGTGACTGGCCGCTCGCTGCTGCTGTTCGAATTGCAGCGTGAAGACGAGGTGTGAAATGGCACTGCATGGATTCCTTCAAGGCTACCGGGGCTATGCGGACACGCAAGCCCTGGGCGCGGCCCTGAAGGCGCTTCAGGAGGAAGGCCTGGACCAACTGCCCTTGCCGGGCAGCGGTCAGACATTGGCGCGGTTCAGCCGCTTGGCACAGGTGGCAGGCCATGACCTGCGCCTGTGCAAGTTGTTCGAAGGCCACACCGACGCCTTGGCGATCATCGCCGAACTCAACAGTCCGTTGCCGCCCTTGGGCAGCATTTGGGGCATGTGGGCGGCGGAGCCACCCACCGCCAAGGTACGCGTCTTCAACGACGGCCAGCGTTTGAAGGTGCAAGGGCGTAAAGCCTGGTGTTCCGGTGCGGCGGTGGTCAGCCATGGCTTGCTGACGGCCTGGGACGAAGAAGACCGCCAGCAACTGGTGGCAGTGCCTATGGATCAACCGGGCGTCGTCGTCACGGACGAAGGCTGGAACGCCGTGGGCATGGCCGCCACCGGCAGTGTGGAAATCGTGTTTGACCAGGCCTGGGGGCTGGCCGTGGGCGGACCCGGTGATTACCTGGCTCGGCCCGGATTCTGGCAAGGCGGCATTGGCATTGCTGCCTGCTGGTATGGCGCGGCGCAACGCCTGGCGGAAGTCTTGCGTGAGCAGTGCAGCAAACGCCCCGAACCCCACGCCCTCGCCCACCTCGGCGCAGTCGACAGCGCACTCAACAGCGCCGCCTGTGTACTGCGCGCCAGCGCGGAACAGGTCGATCGAGAACCCAGGGCCAATGCCAGGGAGTTGGCGCAACAGACTCGGGCGTGCATCGAAGACACCGTCGAACAGGTGATGCGCCACGTGGGTCGGGCCGTCGGTGCGGGGCCCTATTGCAAGGATCCGCATTTCGCCCAGTTGATGGCGGACTTGCCGGTGTATATGCGCCAGAGTCACGCCGAACGCGACTTGGCCGGCCTTGGCGAGTTGGTCGCCGGCGAACCCACAGGGAGGTGGCAGTTATGAAACCCAATCCAATCGTTGGCCAAGGCACGCCGCTGCATCGCTGGCAGGCGTCGCCGAAGATGGCCGAGCTGCCGCCGATCAGCGTTGAGCAGTTGGTGCCCGAAGGCTATCGGGCGGTGATCGTCGCCCCCCATCCGGATGATGAAGTGTTGGGGTGTGGTGGCTTGATGCAGGGGCTCGCGGCACTCGGCCGGGCCATCCAGCTGATTTCAGTCACCGATGGCAGCGCCAGTCATCCGGGCTCGCGGCGTTGGCCGGTTGAGCGTTTGAGTGTGGTGCGCCCGCAGGAATCGGCCCAGGCCCTGCATCGTCTTGGC
The genomic region above belongs to Pseudomonas azotoformans and contains:
- the malQ gene encoding 4-alpha-glucanotransferase, producing MSEANLEILASRAGLAVDWIDANGRPQRVKPDALRAVLKGLGHPADSDAEIDASLLELEQAQHDKHLPPLMTIDSGEGLDLARYFEPDTLCRVSLEDGETLDLRLDGDAVLPGVIALGYHQVHIAEQTFTLAVAPTHCYSVAEAVDSRPARAWGLSAQLYSLRRLGDGGFGDTLALEHLARSAAERGADALAISPMHAMFSADTERYSPYSPSSRLFLNSLYASPGCILGEREVRNAIEALGLTDELHDLEQHSLIDWPRAAKAKQRLMRALYEDFRHGQHPQHADFLSFRQAGGEALENHCRFEAVQAVRAAKGEDLNWRHWPEDWRNPQSPTLAAFAAENPDEIGYFAFSQWLIARCLERAQQAARGSGMGVGLIADLAVGADGGGSQAWSRQDELLADLTVGAPPDILNRAGQGWGISAFSPEGLKRNGFRAFIEMLRANFAHAGGLRIDHVMGLQRLWVIPMDASPREGAYLYYPVEDLLRLLALESHRHHAIVLGEDLGTVPDGLREKLIARSILGMRVLLFEQNHEGQFKPILDWPDNALATTSTHDLPTLNGWWHSRDIEWNIQLGLIDAPTAEQWSEHRLRERQALRQALSQDPQNFVEEIRNETDHMIDASVRYLGHTRAPLVLLPLEDALGVEEQANLPGTTDTHPNWRRRFVGEASSLLDNAGAARRLELLAVARNQAYERDR
- a CDS encoding malto-oligosyltrehalose synthase encodes the protein MNALPLRATQRLQFHKGFTLDDAVPLVPYFARLGISHLYASPLLSARAGSMHGYDVVDPTRVNPELGGEAALRRLVAALREHGMGLILDIVSNHMAVGGADNPWWLDLLEWGRMSPYSEFFDIQWHSPDPLLKGQLLMPFLGSDYGEALQSGSVSLKFDATHGAFYVEHYEHRFPICPRDYATILGSDELLKPLSDRFSALAYQDDAYHEAAWLKQALAERATEDEVRQAIDAQLASFDFDRLHQLLEQQAYRLASWRTAADDINWRRFFDVNELGGLRVERTAVFEATHGKIFELISEGLVDGLRIDHIDGLADPRGYCRKLRRRVDSLSPQRHLPIFVEKILGEGETLREDWQVDGTTGYEFMNQLSLLQHHPDGFEPLAQLWTRHSERPSAFIEEARLARQQILNGSLGGDFESVAQALLQVARDDVMTRDLTLGAIRRALQELIVHFPVYRTYISARGRSDADDQVFQHAMDGARTTLGEGDWPVLDHLEKWLGGQPWRNRPVGRERKILKHACVRFQQLTSPAAAKAVEDTAFYRSAVLLSRNDVGFSTEQFSAPLADFHAVNQQRLQTFPDNLLATATHDHKRGEDTRARLAVLSECAPWFVEQVEHWRTLAAPLRTDTAPSPGDELILYQVLLGSWPLDQGTDFDGYQQRLWQWQQKALREAKLQSSWSAPNEAYEQGVEAFLSRLLLSEEGHALRTAIGNAAQAIAPAGALNGLAQSLLRMTVPGVPDLYQGDEFWDFSLVDPDNRRPVDYSARQQALATPPDIGELLFNWRDGRIKQALIAQVLALRKAQPDLFRSGTYTPLEVVGAHAERVVAFSREHHGKRLLMVVPRWPHYLLENGVHPQINAQVWGDTRVKLPFAATTQNWKGLFHTGAVTPDKELLVSAALGDFPVNVFINPDDQES
- a CDS encoding DUF2934 domain-containing protein, producing MSTEDKRIRELAHQIWESEGKPHGEDARHWEMARKLAEAEALTPSKPKAAAKPKASAPKPPAKAKPAAPAASKPAPPAAKKPPAPKKPKP
- the glgX gene encoding glycogen debranching protein GlgX, producing MSKPDKTPSTPGSEPSRIREGLPFPLGATWDGLGVNFALFSANATKVELCLFDDSGEVELERIELPEYTDETFHGYLPDAHPGLIYGYRVYGAYDPANGHRFNHNKLLIDPYAKQLVGELKWSEALFGYTIGHPDDDLSFDERDSAPFVPKCKVIDPAHTWGNDQPVRVPWDRTIIYETHLRGISMRHPSVGESVRGTCAGLMEDDVLKHIRQLGVSSVELLPVHAFVNDQHLLQKGMTNYWGYNSIAFFAPDPRYLASGKIAEFKEMVAHLHEQKLEVILDVVYNHTAEGNERGPTLSMRGIDNASYYRLMPDDKRFYINDSGTGNTLDLSHPCVLQMVTDSLRYWANEMHVDGFRFDLATILGRYRDGFDERHSFLVACRQDPVLRQLKLIAEPWDCGPGGYQVGNFPPGWVEWNDRFRDTVRAFWKGDDGQLADFAGRMTASGEMFNHRGRRPYSSVNFITAHDGFTLHDLVSYNDKHNEANDENNQDGSNNNLSWNHGVEGPTDDPEINALRLRQMRNFFATLLLAQGTPMIVAGDEFARTQHGNNNAYCQDSEIGWVNWDLDDDGKALLKFVKRLIKLRLAYPILRRGRFLVGDYNEDIGVKDVTWLAPDGNEMTTEQWQDSHGRCLGMLMDGRAQETGIRRAGADATLLLVVNAHHDMVNFRLPPVPEGEFWTCMLDTNSPAVRGQERFDFDHEYAVTGRSLLLFELQREDEV
- a CDS encoding acyl-CoA dehydrogenase, whose protein sequence is MALHGFLQGYRGYADTQALGAALKALQEEGLDQLPLPGSGQTLARFSRLAQVAGHDLRLCKLFEGHTDALAIIAELNSPLPPLGSIWGMWAAEPPTAKVRVFNDGQRLKVQGRKAWCSGAAVVSHGLLTAWDEEDRQQLVAVPMDQPGVVVTDEGWNAVGMAATGSVEIVFDQAWGLAVGGPGDYLARPGFWQGGIGIAACWYGAAQRLAEVLREQCSKRPEPHALAHLGAVDSALNSAACVLRASAEQVDREPRANARELAQQTRACIEDTVEQVMRHVGRAVGAGPYCKDPHFAQLMADLPVYMRQSHAERDLAGLGELVAGEPTGRWQL